A window of the Molothrus ater isolate BHLD 08-10-18 breed brown headed cowbird chromosome 16, BPBGC_Mater_1.1, whole genome shotgun sequence genome harbors these coding sequences:
- the LOC118692531 gene encoding ATP-sensitive inward rectifier potassium channel 12 translates to MTTGRVNPYSIVSSEEDGLRLTTMPGINGFGNGKIHTRRKCRNRFVKKNGQCNVEFTNMDDKPQRYIADMFTTCVDIRWRYMLLLFSLAFLVSWLLFGLIFWLIALIHGDLENPGGDDTFKPCVLQVNGFVAAFLFSIETQTTIGYGFRCVTEECPLAVFMVVVQSIVGCIIDSFMIGAIMAKMARPKKRAQTLLFSHNAVVAMRDGKLCLMWRVGNLRKSHIVEAHVRAQLIKPRITEEGEYIPLDQIDIDVGFDKGLDRIFLVSPITILHEINEDSPLFGISRQDLETDDFEIVVILEGMVEATAMTTQARSSYLASEILWGHRFEPVLFEEKNQYKVDYSHFHKTYEVPSTPRCSAKDLVENKFLLPSTNSFCYENELAFMSRDEEEEDDDSRGLEDLSPDNRHEFDRLQATIALDQRSYRRESEI, encoded by the coding sequence ATGACAACGGGCAGAGTCAACCCTTACAGCATCGTGTCCTCCGAGGAAGACGGGCTGAGGTTGACCACCATGCCAGGTATCAACGGCTTTGGCAATGGGAAAATCCACACcagaaggaaatgcaggaaCAGGTTTGTAAAGAAGAATGGTCAGTGCAACGTGGAGTTCACCAACATGGATGACAAGCCACAGAGGTACATTGCAGACATGTTCACCACGTGCGTTGACATCCGCTGGAGGTATATGCTCTTGCTCTTTTCCCTGGCATTTCTGGTGTCCTGGTTATTGTTTGGGCTGATTTTCTGGCTAATTGCACTCATTCATGGAGACCTAGAAAACCCGGGTGGAGATGATACTTTCAAGCCTTGCGTTCTGCAGGTCAATGGCTTTGtggctgcttttctgttctCCATCGAGACCCAAACAACGATTGGGTACGGCTTCCGCTGCGTGACCGAGGAGTGTCCGCTCGCCGTCTTCATGGTGGTGGTTCAGTCCATCGTGGGCTGCATAATCGACTCTTTCATGATTGGTGCAATAATGGCAAAAATGGCCAGGCCCAAAAAACGGGCCCAGACATTACTTTTCAGCCATAACGCAGTAGTGGCGATGAGAGATGGAAAACTCTGCCTGATGTGGAGAGTTGGGAACCTACGGAAAAGCCACATAGTAGAAGCCCACGTACGAGCTCAGCTAATTAAACCCAGGATCACAGAGGAAGGGGAGTACATCCCGCTCGACCAAATAGACATTGACGTGGGGTTTGATAAAGGCTTGGACCGTATTTTCTTGGTGTCTCCCATTACCATTCTCCACGAGATCAATGAAGACAGCCCCTTGTTCGGGATCAGCCGCCAGGACTTGGAGACAGATGACTTTGAGATCGTCGTCATCCTGGAGGGCATGGTAGAGGCCACAGCCATGACGACGCAAGCTCGGAGCTCCTACCTGGCCAGTGAGATACTGTGGGGCCACCGCTTTGAGCCTGTCTTGTTTGAGGAGAAAAACCAGTACAAAGTAGACTATTCCCACTTCCACAAAACCTATGAGGTCCCGTCCACGCCCCGTTGCAGCGCCAAGGACTTGGTGGAGAACAAATTCCTGCTGCCCAGTACCAACTCCTTCTGCTACGAGAACGAGCTGGCCTTCATGAGCCgtgatgaggaagaggaagacgATGACAGTCGGGGTCTGGAGGACCTCAGCCCGGACAACAGGCACGAGTTCGACAGGCTTCAAGCCACAATAGCGTTGGATCAGCGGTCGTACAGGAGGGAGTCAGAAATATGA